A single region of the Pontibacter kalidii genome encodes:
- a CDS encoding YggS family pyridoxal phosphate-dependent enzyme translates to MSIKENILYFDEQLRPTPCRLVAVSKTHPVEVIKEAYDAGHRLFGENKVQELVDKYALLPHDIAWHLIGHLQTNKVKYIAEFIDTIQSVDSLKLLVEINKRAEMYGRTLPINCMLQIAIADEETKYGMTSEEAEALLQTEEYRQMKYIRITGVMGIATNTDDEQKLRQEFSHLRHCFNRLKETFFTGNDDFKEISMGMTSDWRIALEEGSTMIRVGSGIFGARDYAKK, encoded by the coding sequence ATGAGCATAAAAGAGAACATTTTATACTTTGATGAACAGCTGCGTCCTACACCCTGCCGGCTGGTGGCTGTATCTAAAACGCACCCGGTGGAGGTGATAAAGGAAGCCTATGACGCAGGTCACCGCCTGTTCGGGGAGAACAAGGTGCAGGAGCTGGTAGATAAGTATGCGCTGCTGCCCCACGACATTGCCTGGCACCTGATCGGGCACCTGCAGACAAACAAAGTAAAGTATATCGCTGAGTTTATCGATACCATACAGTCGGTCGACAGCCTGAAGCTGCTGGTGGAGATAAACAAGCGCGCCGAGATGTATGGCCGCACCCTGCCCATCAACTGCATGCTACAAATCGCCATTGCCGATGAGGAGACAAAATATGGCATGACTAGCGAGGAGGCAGAGGCGCTGTTGCAAACAGAGGAGTACCGCCAGATGAAGTATATCCGAATTACGGGCGTGATGGGCATTGCCACCAACACCGACGATGAACAGAAGCTGCGCCAGGAGTTCAGCCACCTGCGCCACTGCTTTAACCGCCTGAAGGAAACCTTCTTTACGGGCAACGATGACTTCAAGGAAATCTCTATGGGTATGACCTCCGACTGGAGAATCGCGCTGGAGGAAGGCAGCACCATGATCCGCGTGGGAAGCGGCATCTTCGGGGCTAGGGATTACGCTAAAAAGTAG
- a CDS encoding vWA domain-containing protein, translated as MLEVTKDLWDWLSLEWFTFSTLRSFEWVYPMVLYALPVVPLLFLLKSVLRRNTRLKLDMALFEGRVGWQWSSLLRFLPRLVFMLFTMLVVVALARPQKVNEQLELTSEGIDIVLVLDVSGSMELQDIKPNRLEAAKDMALSFINGRVQDRIGMVVFAGDAYSLAPLTTDYDLLRESINSIGFKMIQNDGTAIGSALAVAINRMRDSNAKSKVIILISDGENTAGSLDPELAAQLAYGYGIKLYTIGIGKDGQVPYDVDGSGQMLYVETQMDESNLRQIAQIGEGQFFRADSRNTLQQVFRQINQMEKTEVTEKRFRDTQDYYQVYLKWALLLLLVWMLLKNTFIANVLED; from the coding sequence ATGCTAGAAGTAACTAAGGACCTGTGGGACTGGCTGAGCCTGGAGTGGTTTACCTTTAGCACCCTCCGCTCCTTTGAATGGGTGTACCCGATGGTGCTGTACGCCCTGCCGGTTGTTCCGTTGCTGTTCCTGCTGAAGTCTGTGCTGCGGCGCAACACCCGCCTGAAGCTCGACATGGCCCTGTTTGAGGGGCGCGTGGGCTGGCAGTGGAGCAGCCTGCTGCGCTTTTTGCCAAGGCTGGTGTTTATGCTCTTCACCATGCTGGTTGTGGTGGCGCTGGCACGACCGCAGAAGGTTAATGAGCAGTTGGAGCTCACCTCCGAGGGCATCGACATCGTGCTGGTGCTGGATGTGTCGGGATCTATGGAGCTGCAGGACATTAAACCCAACCGCCTGGAGGCCGCCAAGGACATGGCACTGAGTTTTATTAACGGCCGCGTCCAGGACCGCATCGGCATGGTCGTATTCGCTGGGGATGCCTATTCCCTCGCCCCTCTCACCACCGACTACGACCTGCTGCGCGAAAGTATAAACTCCATTGGGTTTAAGATGATACAGAACGACGGCACGGCCATCGGCAGTGCGCTGGCCGTGGCCATTAACCGCATGCGCGACTCCAACGCCAAGAGCAAGGTGATCATACTTATAAGCGATGGCGAGAACACCGCCGGTAGCCTGGACCCGGAGCTGGCAGCGCAACTGGCCTATGGCTATGGCATAAAACTTTATACCATCGGGATTGGTAAAGATGGGCAGGTGCCTTACGATGTGGATGGCTCTGGGCAGATGCTGTACGTGGAAACGCAGATGGATGAGAGCAACCTGCGCCAGATCGCGCAGATTGGGGAGGGACAGTTCTTCCGGGCTGACTCGAGAAACACATTGCAGCAGGTCTTCCGGCAGATTAATCAGATGGAGAAAACCGAGGTAACCGAAAAGCGCTTCCGCGACACCCAGGACTACTACCAGGTATACCTGAAATGGGCGCTGCTGCTGCTGCTGGTCTGGATGCTGCTGAAAAACACCTTTATCGCCAACGTGCTGGAAGACTGA
- a CDS encoding DUF58 domain-containing protein — protein sequence MRELVKKLRKYEIRIRKAITTQMQGDFQSVFKGTGLEFDDVRAYQYGDDVRSIDWNVSAKGHGTFVKTYREEKEQSVFLMLDVSASQRIGTGLQQKLDVGKEICGVLALSAARQQSQIGIICISDRKEKYLKPAKGIEQAYSIIKALDELVPKSAKTNLAAGIKLTLDIIKRRSIILLLSDFIDINYEKELSMLARRHDLIVLHLRDVREQQLPAMGIVPILDKETGRTLWLNTSGKEFQERYLAQYQENQEQLMRLCQKYQANYLAINTNDDYVPQLVNLFRLRNKSTKKSA from the coding sequence ATGAGAGAGCTTGTAAAGAAGCTACGAAAGTACGAGATCCGCATCCGCAAAGCGATTACCACGCAAATGCAGGGCGATTTCCAATCTGTGTTTAAAGGCACGGGGCTGGAGTTTGACGACGTGCGCGCCTACCAGTACGGCGACGATGTGCGCTCCATCGACTGGAACGTATCGGCCAAGGGGCACGGCACTTTCGTGAAAACCTACCGGGAAGAGAAAGAGCAATCAGTTTTTCTGATGCTGGACGTGAGCGCTTCGCAGCGGATCGGCACCGGCCTGCAACAGAAGCTGGACGTGGGCAAGGAGATCTGCGGCGTGCTAGCCTTATCAGCAGCGCGGCAGCAGAGCCAGATCGGCATTATCTGCATCTCCGACAGGAAAGAGAAGTACCTGAAGCCCGCCAAAGGCATAGAGCAAGCCTACTCCATCATAAAAGCTCTGGACGAGCTGGTGCCCAAATCGGCCAAGACAAACCTGGCCGCAGGTATAAAACTGACGCTAGACATCATCAAGCGCCGCAGCATCATCCTGCTTCTCTCCGACTTTATCGACATCAACTATGAAAAAGAGCTGAGCATGCTGGCCCGCCGCCACGACCTGATTGTGCTCCACCTGCGCGATGTGCGGGAGCAGCAACTGCCGGCCATGGGCATCGTGCCGATACTGGATAAAGAAACCGGCCGCACGCTGTGGCTCAACACCTCGGGCAAGGAGTTTCAGGAGCGTTACCTGGCACAGTATCAGGAAAACCAGGAGCAGCTCATGCGCCTCTGCCAGAAATACCAGGCCAATTACCTGGCCATCAACACCAACGATGATTACGTGCCACAACTGGTAAACCTGTTCAGGCTCCGGAATAAGTCTACAAAGAAAAGTGCGTAA
- a CDS encoding DUF4296 domain-containing protein — protein sequence MKRLFSILFCLSLLGCQPQDNQKPKDMIPQEKLVRILADIHTAEALIESSVIYPDTALMTYNQEQEKILEQYNVTQEQFKDTYNYYLRNLREMDVLYEIVVDTLSMRESKAQAVKGKPGRNIPEKDREQLQAQ from the coding sequence GTGAAAAGACTTTTCTCTATACTTTTTTGCCTCAGCCTGCTCGGCTGCCAGCCCCAGGACAACCAGAAACCGAAGGACATGATCCCTCAGGAGAAGCTGGTGCGTATCCTGGCCGATATCCACACAGCGGAAGCGCTCATCGAGTCTAGCGTAATATACCCTGATACGGCCCTGATGACGTATAACCAGGAGCAGGAGAAAATACTTGAGCAGTACAATGTTACGCAGGAGCAGTTTAAGGATACCTATAACTACTACCTCCGGAACCTACGCGAGATGGACGTGCTCTACGAAATTGTGGTGGATACCCTGAGTATGCGTGAGTCGAAGGCACAGGCCGTCAAAGGCAAACCAGGGCGCAATATACCGGAGAAGGATAGGGAGCAGCTACAGGCGCAGTAG
- a CDS encoding tRNA-binding protein, which produces MHAPAQTMEQISWQEFEKTDIRVGTIVAAEEFPEARKPAYKVQVDLGPLGVKKSSAQITKLYKPEELIGMQVLCVTNLGKKQIGSFMSEVLVTGFADENGDIVLARPAGKVPNGSKLM; this is translated from the coding sequence ATGCACGCACCCGCACAAACGATGGAGCAGATAAGCTGGCAGGAATTCGAGAAAACAGATATTCGCGTAGGCACGATCGTGGCGGCGGAGGAATTTCCGGAGGCACGTAAACCCGCCTATAAGGTACAGGTAGACCTGGGGCCGCTGGGTGTTAAGAAATCAAGTGCGCAGATAACCAAGCTGTATAAGCCGGAGGAACTGATAGGCATGCAGGTGCTGTGCGTCACCAATTTGGGCAAAAAGCAGATCGGGAGCTTTATGTCGGAGGTGCTGGTAACGGGTTTTGCTGATGAGAACGGCGATATTGTGCTGGCACGGCCGGCTGGCAAAGTGCCGAACGGCAGTAAACTGATGTAG
- a CDS encoding FAD-dependent oxidoreductase, giving the protein MKKESGATMSVWMNQVQLPATQVLAENVTCDVCVVGAGIAGLTTAYLLAKEGKKVVVLESKDIGSGETSRTTAHLSNALDEQFYNLIKLFGKEGARLAAQSHGQAIDKIEEISSNEKIDCDFTRVDGFLFATTKEEEQQLMQELEALQQIGWHDVVLRKHCPVDTLTTFPCLHYPNQGRFHIMKYLNGLANAIIDNGGMIFTNSHVKEFRSGPVAMAVTVSDYAVSANHLVVATNTPVNDKLTIHTKQAPYRTYAIGVQVPKDSVPDALYWDMKDPYHYIRLQKDSVGDAGSDILIVGGEDHKTGQNHDPAACFRRLEDWTRLKFPMAEQVKYVWSGQVYEPVDGLAFIGRNPGDEDNVYIATGDSGHGMTHGTIAGMLLTDLIMERPNPWAKLYDPARTSLKSAGEFLKENINVAAQYKDYVTPGEVEDQMDVLPGTGRIMRKGAQKVAVYCDQEGVRHQCSAVCPHMGCVVSWNSVESSWDCPCHGSRFDPFGNVITGPASANLGPAS; this is encoded by the coding sequence ATGAAAAAGGAATCCGGAGCCACTATGTCCGTTTGGATGAACCAGGTGCAACTGCCAGCCACGCAGGTGCTGGCCGAGAATGTAACGTGCGATGTGTGCGTGGTGGGTGCGGGCATTGCCGGGCTCACCACGGCCTACCTGCTAGCCAAGGAAGGGAAAAAGGTAGTGGTGCTCGAGTCGAAGGATATCGGGAGCGGGGAGACGAGCCGTACCACGGCGCACCTCTCCAACGCGCTGGACGAGCAGTTCTATAACCTCATCAAGCTTTTCGGGAAAGAGGGCGCCCGCCTTGCCGCGCAGAGCCACGGACAGGCAATCGATAAGATTGAAGAAATTTCCAGTAATGAGAAGATTGACTGCGATTTTACCAGGGTAGACGGCTTTCTGTTTGCCACCACAAAGGAGGAAGAGCAGCAACTAATGCAGGAGCTGGAGGCTTTGCAGCAGATCGGCTGGCATGATGTGGTGCTGCGCAAGCACTGCCCCGTGGATACCTTAACCACCTTCCCCTGCCTGCACTATCCGAACCAGGGGCGTTTCCACATCATGAAGTACCTCAACGGCCTTGCCAACGCGATCATTGACAATGGCGGGATGATCTTCACAAACTCTCATGTAAAGGAGTTCAGGTCCGGACCCGTGGCCATGGCGGTCACTGTCAGCGATTATGCTGTTTCGGCCAACCATCTGGTGGTGGCCACCAATACGCCGGTGAACGACAAGCTGACTATCCATACCAAACAGGCGCCCTACCGCACGTATGCCATTGGGGTGCAGGTGCCGAAAGACTCTGTTCCGGACGCCCTGTACTGGGACATGAAAGACCCCTATCACTACATTCGTCTACAAAAAGATTCGGTGGGTGATGCAGGTTCTGATATTCTGATAGTAGGAGGCGAGGACCATAAGACGGGCCAGAACCACGATCCGGCAGCGTGCTTCAGAAGACTGGAGGACTGGACGCGACTGAAGTTTCCGATGGCCGAGCAAGTAAAATACGTGTGGTCGGGGCAGGTGTACGAACCGGTGGATGGCCTGGCCTTTATTGGCCGCAACCCCGGCGATGAGGACAATGTGTATATTGCCACCGGCGACTCCGGCCACGGCATGACGCACGGAACTATTGCCGGCATGCTCCTCACTGACCTGATCATGGAACGGCCAAACCCATGGGCCAAACTATACGATCCGGCTCGCACGAGCCTTAAATCAGCGGGAGAGTTCCTAAAGGAGAATATTAACGTGGCAGCGCAGTATAAAGACTACGTTACGCCCGGTGAGGTGGAGGACCAGATGGACGTGCTGCCCGGTACGGGCCGCATTATGCGCAAGGGGGCGCAAAAGGTAGCCGTGTACTGCGACCAGGAGGGCGTACGGCACCAATGCTCGGCCGTGTGCCCGCACATGGGCTGCGTGGTCAGCTGGAACAGCGTGGAAAGCTCCTGGGACTGCCCCTGCCACGGCTCGCGCTTCGATCCGTTCGGCAACGTAATAACAGGTCCTGCCAGCGCGAACCTAGGTCCGGCCAGTTAA
- a CDS encoding DUF922 domain-containing protein: MFTFTLFLSFWARILLLLLSPGASAAAPPATSIAATPPIESATSEHVVWSTGRRLNWEDFKGQPDDSNPHHALTAANLAVSASCKNNQYTYTVKCVFLPQQSWSKKKNSEKLLAHEQLHFDLTEVHARQLRHDLQQISCANLKTKLSLVVNEAFKRWKAEQDLFDEASRHGLDKEEQRVWAARIETRLKKLEAYQ; encoded by the coding sequence ATGTTTACCTTTACCCTGTTCCTGTCATTCTGGGCAAGAATACTGCTGCTACTGCTTTCCCCGGGAGCATCTGCAGCAGCGCCGCCAGCTACAAGTATAGCTGCAACTCCTCCTATAGAAAGTGCTACAAGCGAGCATGTTGTGTGGTCTACCGGTCGCCGATTGAACTGGGAGGATTTTAAGGGCCAGCCCGATGACTCTAACCCTCATCATGCGCTCACGGCAGCCAACCTGGCCGTGAGCGCCAGCTGCAAAAACAACCAGTATACCTACACGGTTAAATGCGTTTTCCTGCCACAGCAATCCTGGTCCAAGAAAAAAAACTCCGAGAAGCTGCTGGCACACGAGCAGCTACACTTCGACCTGACAGAGGTGCATGCCCGCCAACTGCGCCACGACCTGCAGCAGATCAGCTGCGCCAACCTCAAGACAAAGTTGAGCCTGGTGGTGAACGAGGCCTTTAAAAGGTGGAAAGCAGAGCAGGATCTGTTTGATGAGGCATCCCGCCACGGGCTGGACAAGGAGGAGCAGCGGGTATGGGCTGCCAGGATCGAGACCCGCCTGAAAAAACTGGAGGCTTACCAATAG
- a CDS encoding MATE family efflux transporter — MDIPEYKQHFSKNFTLAYPVVLSQLGHIMVSVIDSLMVGQTGTMPLAAASLGNSIFTITMVFGLGVSYSITPLIAAADGRRNYTRISLLLLNGLISNVLLGILLFIAGYFLSPHITILGQPPQVVELAIPYINVLFLSMVPLMVFQAFRQFAEGLSLTKQAMYISILANGLNVILNYILIFGKLGFEPMGLLGAGWATLISRVVMAFAMAGWVMYAKRFEVFRHFLRLRHLSLIHMYRIFRLGLPISGQMIFEMGAFSFSAIMIGWLGANELAAHQIAINVAAVTYMMASGIAAAATIRVGNQKGLGNFSAMRMAGYSNLMMGVVFMIGSGLLMVLFNELIPMLYIDDPEVIQLASGLLVIAALFQISDGVQVVGLGALRGLEDVRIPSLISLLAYWVVGLPVGYYLCFKAGFGAEGVWMGLLSGLSVAAVLLTLRFRKLSNHLTLS; from the coding sequence ATGGATATTCCTGAATACAAGCAACACTTCTCTAAAAACTTTACCCTCGCCTACCCGGTGGTGCTGAGCCAGTTGGGCCATATTATGGTGAGCGTTATCGATAGTTTGATGGTGGGCCAGACAGGAACAATGCCGCTGGCGGCTGCCTCGCTGGGCAACAGCATTTTTACCATCACCATGGTTTTTGGCCTAGGGGTGTCCTACAGCATCACACCGCTCATTGCCGCCGCCGACGGCCGCCGCAACTATACCCGTATCTCGCTGCTACTGCTCAACGGGCTTATATCCAACGTGCTGCTGGGCATCCTGCTTTTTATTGCCGGCTATTTCCTCTCGCCGCACATTACCATACTTGGCCAACCGCCGCAAGTAGTGGAGCTGGCTATTCCCTACATCAACGTGCTGTTCCTCTCCATGGTGCCGCTCATGGTGTTTCAGGCCTTCCGGCAGTTTGCAGAGGGGCTCTCGCTTACGAAGCAGGCCATGTATATCTCCATCCTTGCCAACGGCCTCAATGTTATCCTGAACTACATCCTAATTTTCGGCAAGCTGGGTTTTGAGCCGATGGGCCTTTTAGGCGCAGGCTGGGCAACGCTTATCTCGCGCGTCGTAATGGCCTTTGCCATGGCCGGCTGGGTTATGTATGCCAAACGGTTCGAGGTGTTCCGGCACTTCCTGCGGCTGCGCCACCTGTCCTTGATCCACATGTACCGCATCTTTAGGCTGGGCCTGCCTATCTCAGGCCAGATGATCTTCGAGATGGGCGCCTTCAGTTTCTCTGCGATCATGATCGGGTGGCTGGGAGCCAATGAGCTGGCCGCGCACCAGATCGCCATTAACGTAGCCGCCGTTACCTACATGATGGCCAGTGGCATAGCCGCCGCGGCCACCATACGCGTGGGCAACCAGAAAGGACTCGGAAACTTCAGCGCCATGCGTATGGCCGGCTACAGTAACCTGATGATGGGCGTGGTCTTTATGATCGGCAGCGGCCTGCTGATGGTTCTCTTCAATGAGCTTATCCCCATGCTGTACATTGATGACCCGGAGGTGATTCAGCTGGCCTCTGGCCTGCTGGTCATCGCGGCGCTGTTCCAGATCTCGGACGGCGTGCAGGTGGTGGGGCTCGGCGCGCTCCGCGGGCTGGAGGATGTACGAATCCCGAGCCTCATCTCGTTACTAGCTTACTGGGTGGTAGGGCTGCCCGTGGGCTACTACCTGTGCTTTAAGGCCGGCTTTGGTGCCGAAGGGGTTTGGATGGGGCTGCTGTCCGGGCTATCGGTAGCCGCTGTACTGCTCACGTTGCGGTTTAGGAAATTAAGTAACCACCTGACACTCAGCTAA
- a CDS encoding pyridoxal phosphate-dependent aminotransferase — MEVISLAAGSSYFRSPEAATEAAIAALQNGKTSYGPTAGTPSLRKTISQKYKADGIVVHPEQVLVTPGAKQALYNLFTVLLKEGDEVVVPTPAWFGFQELLRYSPATGIALPTSISEGYKLTPDMLRSTLTHRTRILLLTNPGNPTGRMYTKPELEALLEVVNEFPNLYLISDEIYDLVTYGRPFTSILSCQGAKAARTIVVNGFSKSFAMSGWRLGFILGPESVLRRCIDFQQATLSGVSVFVQDAAEAALKARARELPPMQEVLAKNREIMQKGLDAIPHVSYYLPDGAYYFFPDLSYYLNYTSITGEVLKTTPDLCRYLRGCYNLELAPGDNFGAPGHVRMSFAIEPNRLQEAMQRLRQGLALLISDDKER, encoded by the coding sequence ATGGAGGTCATTTCGCTAGCTGCCGGCAGCAGTTACTTCAGGAGCCCGGAGGCGGCCACTGAGGCAGCCATTGCGGCGCTGCAGAACGGTAAAACATCTTATGGCCCCACTGCGGGCACGCCGTCTCTGCGCAAAACCATCAGCCAAAAGTATAAAGCCGATGGAATAGTGGTGCACCCGGAACAGGTGCTGGTAACGCCCGGGGCGAAACAGGCTCTTTACAACCTATTCACGGTGCTGCTGAAAGAAGGTGATGAGGTAGTGGTACCCACGCCGGCCTGGTTCGGCTTTCAGGAATTGCTCAGGTATAGCCCCGCTACTGGTATAGCTTTGCCAACCAGTATCTCCGAAGGATATAAACTGACCCCTGACATGCTACGCAGCACGCTCACGCACCGCACCCGCATCCTGCTGCTCACCAACCCCGGCAACCCAACCGGACGTATGTATACAAAGCCGGAGCTCGAAGCGCTGCTGGAGGTGGTAAATGAATTCCCGAACCTATACCTTATTTCCGATGAAATATATGACCTTGTTACTTACGGCAGGCCTTTTACTTCTATCCTTTCCTGCCAGGGGGCAAAAGCGGCAAGAACCATCGTCGTAAATGGTTTCTCTAAGTCTTTTGCCATGTCGGGCTGGCGGCTCGGTTTTATACTTGGCCCGGAAAGCGTGCTAAGGAGATGCATTGATTTCCAGCAGGCCACCCTCTCTGGGGTAAGCGTTTTTGTACAGGATGCTGCCGAGGCAGCCCTTAAGGCACGTGCGCGAGAGCTGCCGCCAATGCAGGAGGTGCTGGCAAAGAACCGCGAGATCATGCAGAAAGGCCTGGATGCGATTCCGCACGTGAGCTACTACCTCCCCGACGGCGCCTACTACTTCTTTCCGGACCTCAGCTACTACCTTAACTACACCAGCATCACCGGCGAAGTGCTTAAAACCACGCCTGACCTCTGCCGCTACCTCCGTGGCTGCTATAACCTCGAGCTTGCCCCCGGCGACAACTTCGGGGCTCCCGGCCACGTGCGCATGTCCTTTGCCATTGAGCCAAACCGCCTGCAGGAAGCCATGCAGCGCCTCCGGCAGGGACTGGCTCTTCTGATTTCGGATGACAAGGAACGGTAA
- the egtD gene encoding L-histidine N(alpha)-methyltransferase, with translation MYITTTSSPMVELSRQQDGSHDLTAFARDVAEGLRQPRKTLPSRYFYDGTGSRLFQQIMELPEYYLTRSELEVLTQNKYEMAQQFSRQGFFHLIDLGAGDALKTKILLKELSNQQSEFDYVPVDISGDAMRQLSGSLRQELPQLRVEAVVGEYFQALEWLQEHKSERKVVLFLGSNIGNFRPRESINFLSSIRSYLRPGDQLLMGVDLRKNPEVILKAYSDASGVTAAFNLNLLHRINRELGADFNVDQFCHHALYDPQEGVMRSFLVSKTNQEVHIQKAGVTVHFDAWEAIHTENSCKYTIPQVEELGRQCGFKPASVFYDSRKGFADVLFSID, from the coding sequence ATGTATATCACCACAACCTCTTCCCCGATGGTAGAACTCAGCCGCCAGCAGGATGGCTCCCACGACTTAACCGCCTTTGCCCGCGATGTGGCCGAAGGTTTACGCCAGCCACGAAAGACGCTTCCCTCCCGCTATTTTTACGATGGCACTGGCAGCAGGCTTTTCCAGCAGATCATGGAGCTGCCCGAATACTACCTAACCCGCAGCGAGCTGGAGGTGCTCACGCAGAACAAGTATGAGATGGCACAGCAATTCTCCCGGCAGGGTTTTTTTCACCTCATCGACCTGGGCGCCGGCGATGCTCTCAAGACCAAAATCCTGTTAAAGGAGCTCTCCAACCAGCAAAGCGAATTTGATTATGTGCCGGTGGATATTTCCGGGGACGCCATGCGGCAGCTTTCGGGGAGCCTGCGCCAGGAGCTGCCTCAGCTGCGAGTAGAAGCCGTGGTGGGCGAGTACTTCCAGGCGCTGGAGTGGCTCCAGGAGCACAAGTCGGAGCGCAAGGTGGTGCTGTTCCTGGGCTCCAACATCGGCAACTTCAGGCCGCGGGAAAGTATAAATTTCCTGTCCAGCATCCGAAGCTACCTTCGCCCCGGCGACCAGTTGCTGATGGGCGTGGACCTGCGCAAAAATCCTGAAGTGATATTAAAAGCCTACAGCGATGCCAGCGGCGTGACCGCGGCCTTCAACCTGAACCTGCTGCACCGCATCAACCGGGAGCTGGGAGCTGATTTCAACGTGGATCAGTTCTGCCACCACGCCCTGTATGACCCGCAGGAAGGCGTGATGCGCAGCTTCCTGGTCAGCAAAACCAATCAGGAGGTGCATATACAAAAGGCTGGTGTAACCGTGCATTTTGATGCCTGGGAGGCCATTCATACCGAGAATTCCTGCAAGTACACCATCCCGCAGGTAGAGGAACTGGGGCGGCAGTGCGGCTTTAAACCAGCATCCGTTTTCTACGACAGCCGGAAAGGCTTTGCAGATGTGCTCTTCAGCATAGACTAA
- the egtB gene encoding ergothioneine biosynthesis protein EgtB: MSILAASATQEVLRARFNKIRQRTELICSPLEPEDTVVQPIVDVSPPKWHIAHTSWFFETLILQEHLPTYKIFHPQYAFLFNSYYNSLGSRVLRHQRSTITRPPLRDVLAYRSYVNEHMNELLQELPEEKIIKLLPLLELGLQHEQQHQELLMTDIKYILGTNPMLPAYLPPPEPQEQSIKTEARFLEVPGGKYKIGYQGDGFCFDNELGVHEVQVEDFEIMNRLVTNGEYLAFMQDGGYGDFRHWLDEGFAMVKEQQLEAPLYWVKQGDAWHRFTLHGLQPVDLNEPVCHLSFYEANAFANWAGRRLLTEFEWEAATQVYPPQNGNFVESGLLEPAAADPAADGVQQLYGDLWEWTYSAYHPYPGFSKAPGAVGEYNGKFMINQMVLRGGSCATPESHIRTSYRNFFHPDKRWQYNGIRLAGKK; this comes from the coding sequence ATGAGCATACTAGCCGCCTCCGCCACGCAAGAAGTGCTACGCGCGCGTTTCAATAAAATCCGGCAGCGCACCGAGTTAATCTGCAGCCCCCTGGAGCCGGAGGACACGGTGGTGCAGCCCATTGTGGACGTGAGTCCGCCCAAGTGGCACATAGCCCATACCAGCTGGTTTTTCGAGACGCTCATACTTCAGGAGCACCTGCCAACGTATAAAATCTTCCACCCCCAGTACGCCTTCCTGTTCAACTCGTATTACAACAGCCTCGGCAGCCGCGTGCTGCGGCACCAGCGCAGCACCATTACCCGCCCGCCCCTGCGCGATGTGCTGGCCTACCGCTCATACGTGAATGAGCACATGAACGAGCTACTGCAGGAGCTGCCGGAGGAGAAGATCATAAAGCTCCTGCCGCTACTGGAGCTGGGCCTGCAGCACGAGCAGCAGCACCAGGAGCTGCTCATGACCGACATCAAGTATATCCTGGGCACAAACCCCATGCTGCCCGCCTACCTGCCGCCGCCAGAGCCCCAGGAGCAAAGCATAAAAACCGAGGCCAGGTTTCTGGAAGTGCCGGGCGGGAAGTATAAAATAGGCTACCAGGGCGACGGCTTTTGCTTCGACAACGAGCTGGGCGTGCACGAGGTGCAGGTAGAGGATTTTGAGATCATGAACCGGCTGGTCACCAACGGCGAATACCTGGCGTTTATGCAGGACGGCGGCTACGGCGATTTCAGGCACTGGCTGGATGAAGGCTTCGCCATGGTGAAGGAGCAGCAGCTGGAGGCCCCACTGTATTGGGTAAAGCAGGGGGATGCATGGCACCGCTTCACGCTGCATGGCCTGCAGCCAGTAGACTTGAACGAGCCGGTATGCCACCTGAGCTTCTACGAGGCCAACGCCTTTGCCAACTGGGCGGGCAGGCGCCTTTTAACGGAGTTTGAATGGGAGGCCGCCACCCAAGTATACCCGCCGCAAAACGGCAACTTTGTGGAGAGCGGGCTGCTGGAGCCTGCTGCGGCAGACCCGGCGGCAGATGGCGTGCAGCAGCTCTACGGCGATTTGTGGGAATGGACCTACAGCGCCTACCACCCGTACCCCGGCTTCTCCAAAGCTCCCGGGGCCGTGGGCGAGTACAACGGCAAGTTCATGATCAACCAGATGGTGCTGCGCGGCGGCTCCTGCGCCACCCCCGAGAGCCACATCCGGACCAGCTACCGTAATTTTTTTCACCCCGACAAGCGCTGGCAGTACAACGGCATCAGGCTGGCCGGCAAAAAATAA